In Pseudofrankia saprophytica, one genomic interval encodes:
- a CDS encoding C40 family peptidase has protein sequence MPAPYSDRPSADEAWSQHGHRPRRPPAETVRRSTGWAFRLTRRQNRVAAIAALTTSGLAVSTASFAATVTTTGSDIGPVDSAPVTQAAMFGAGAGAGAAPAAERAPDSLAAALADPIPDFTTTTIEAEKSAIAPNAEARFTIHVRDATTGAPVAGENVNVVVVAGTRWSRSATLRTDDEGMARIGARLLSTTTVTAVFDGGASLRPSVAAAATVTVTSPTPTRPTGVAAIPGSTIGAKAVYLASLQRGKPYVWGATGPYAFDCSGFSQYVYKQLGRYLPRTAQQQFEATLRVPQSAKQPGDLLFFGSPDNITHMAIYAGNGYMWAAPQTGDVVKLEPIYTSTYWVGRVL, from the coding sequence TTGCCTGCTCCCTACAGTGACCGTCCGTCCGCGGACGAGGCCTGGTCCCAGCATGGTCATCGCCCCCGGCGGCCACCGGCCGAGACGGTCCGGCGTTCCACGGGCTGGGCGTTTCGCCTCACGCGGCGGCAGAACCGGGTAGCCGCGATCGCGGCCCTGACAACCAGCGGCCTCGCGGTCTCGACCGCCAGCTTTGCCGCGACGGTCACGACCACCGGCAGCGACATCGGTCCGGTCGACAGCGCTCCGGTCACCCAGGCGGCGATGTTCGGCGCCGGCGCCGGCGCTGGCGCCGCACCGGCCGCTGAGCGTGCTCCCGACTCGCTCGCGGCGGCGCTCGCCGACCCGATTCCCGACTTCACCACCACGACGATCGAGGCTGAGAAGTCCGCCATCGCCCCGAACGCGGAGGCTCGGTTCACGATCCACGTCCGCGACGCGACGACGGGAGCGCCTGTCGCGGGCGAGAACGTGAACGTCGTCGTCGTGGCTGGAACGCGCTGGTCCAGGAGTGCGACGCTGCGGACCGACGACGAGGGGATGGCGCGGATCGGCGCGCGGCTGCTGTCGACCACCACGGTCACGGCGGTCTTCGACGGCGGGGCCTCGCTGCGCCCGTCGGTGGCCGCCGCCGCCACGGTCACCGTCACCAGCCCCACCCCGACCCGCCCTACCGGTGTGGCCGCCATCCCGGGTAGCACGATCGGGGCGAAGGCGGTCTACCTGGCGTCCCTGCAAAGGGGGAAGCCGTATGTGTGGGGCGCGACGGGCCCGTACGCGTTCGACTGCTCCGGTTTCTCCCAATACGTTTACAAGCAGCTCGGTCGCTACCTGCCCCGGACCGCGCAGCAGCAGTTCGAGGCGACGCTGCGGGTGCCGCAGTCGGCCAAGCAGCCCGGGGACCTGCTGTTCTTCGGCTCTCCCGACAACATCACTCACATGGCCATCTACGCAGGAAACGGCTACATGTGGGCGGCGCCGCAGACCGGCGACGTCGTGAAGCTGGAGCCGATCTACACGTCCACGTACTGGGTCGGCCGCGTGCTGTAG